A genomic region of Desulfobulbaceae bacterium DB1 contains the following coding sequences:
- a CDS encoding chemotaxis protein CheC, with protein MVVEQETIDIVANIFAQAIKKTLEKSTKKTIKFSTTFQAIPQVSLKPEVGSFVMFFGDYNGLVIMNFSAEAAMDLYRSYMLNMGLPESDLAKEFTSNDVIDTMGEMTNQMMGRAMSMVESKFDLTSYCGQPKALSLNNAITLTPDMNYQSNRRVSFAIGTSRFHMELAMEQTEFVLFSS; from the coding sequence ATGGTTGTTGAACAGGAAACAATCGATATCGTCGCAAATATTTTCGCTCAGGCGATCAAGAAAACTCTGGAAAAAAGCACGAAGAAAACCATCAAGTTTTCAACCACGTTCCAAGCCATTCCACAGGTGAGTCTGAAGCCCGAGGTTGGGAGCTTCGTCATGTTTTTCGGAGATTACAACGGCCTGGTCATCATGAATTTTTCGGCGGAGGCCGCCATGGATCTGTACAGGAGCTACATGCTCAACATGGGCTTGCCTGAAAGCGATCTGGCCAAGGAATTCACCTCAAATGACGTCATCGACACCATGGGGGAAATGACCAACCAAATGATGGGCCGCGCCATGAGCATGGTGGAAAGCAAGTTTGATCTGACATCCTACTGCGGGCAACCCAAGGCCCTGTCGCTCAATAATGCCATTACCCTCACGCCCGATATGAATTACCAGAGCAACCGCCGGGTGTCGTTTGCCATCGGCACCAGCAGGTTTCATATGGAACTGGCGATGGAACAAACCGAGTTTGTTCTTTTCAGTTCCTGA
- a CDS encoding 2-oxoacid:ferredoxin oxidoreductase subunit alpha, producing MDYTIKIGGEAGQGIQTIGDALGRLLTRSGYHVFSHQDYESRVRGGHNFYQIRFANQPLAASRSTIDILVALDRESITRHEHELALNGRILYDGTRLKLKAKNPAFLAIPFEKLALQQGGDPIMANTVATGAVLGMLGIDPEIFFAFLTDTFKDKGDQVVQANRDAGQAGYQYVKEHCDKCDFAVPVGAVKQRMLIGGIESIALGALASGCKFYSAYPMTPSTGIMNYLASKSDQYGVVVEQAEDEISAINMALGASFSGVRAMTGTSGGGFALMVEGLSLAGMTETPIVIAMGQRPGPATGLPTRTEQGDLEFLLSAGHGEFPRVILAPGSPRQAFYLTSKAFDIAEKYQIPVFILFDTYLADCQWTFESFDPSQMRYRDYRLRGDDFKNLTDYRRYADTDTGISPLAVPGDAGHVVVVDSDEHDEDGHIIEDAATRIRMVEKRLLRKRPRIQSEIAPPDLYGDREARIVLTGWGSTYGVMKEVVDTLAQSTSIAMLHFSEVFPLPNLDAFDYVSFLRKAKLSLCIENNATGQFSRLLRAETGFEFTALIHRYDGRPFTLEELRGEIDGYLGKI from the coding sequence ATGGATTACACCATCAAAATCGGCGGTGAAGCGGGACAGGGCATCCAGACCATCGGCGATGCCCTGGGGCGTCTCCTCACCCGCTCCGGCTATCACGTCTTTTCCCACCAGGACTATGAATCCCGTGTCCGCGGCGGGCACAACTTTTACCAGATCCGTTTTGCCAACCAGCCTCTTGCCGCGTCACGCAGCACCATCGATATCCTCGTGGCCCTTGACCGGGAAAGCATCACCCGCCACGAACACGAGCTTGCGCTGAACGGCAGGATCCTCTATGACGGGACAAGGCTCAAATTAAAGGCCAAGAACCCCGCCTTTCTGGCGATCCCCTTTGAGAAGCTGGCCCTGCAGCAGGGCGGCGACCCGATCATGGCGAACACTGTTGCCACCGGCGCGGTGCTCGGCATGCTCGGCATTGACCCGGAAATATTTTTCGCATTCCTGACCGACACCTTCAAGGACAAGGGCGATCAGGTTGTTCAGGCCAACAGGGACGCCGGGCAGGCAGGGTACCAGTATGTAAAAGAGCATTGTGACAAATGTGATTTCGCCGTGCCGGTCGGCGCCGTGAAACAGCGGATGCTGATCGGCGGCATTGAATCCATCGCCCTCGGCGCCCTTGCCTCGGGCTGCAAGTTTTATTCAGCCTACCCCATGACCCCGTCCACCGGCATCATGAACTATCTCGCCTCAAAGTCGGACCAGTACGGCGTTGTCGTCGAACAGGCCGAAGACGAGATCAGTGCAATCAACATGGCCCTCGGCGCCTCCTTTTCCGGGGTACGCGCCATGACCGGCACCTCGGGCGGCGGTTTTGCCCTGATGGTGGAAGGGCTGTCCCTTGCCGGCATGACCGAGACGCCCATCGTCATCGCCATGGGACAACGGCCCGGTCCGGCCACCGGCTTGCCGACACGGACGGAACAGGGTGATCTCGAATTTCTCCTGTCCGCGGGGCACGGAGAATTTCCCCGCGTCATCCTCGCCCCCGGTTCGCCGCGCCAGGCATTTTATCTCACCAGCAAGGCCTTTGATATCGCGGAAAAATACCAGATTCCCGTTTTCATCCTCTTCGACACCTACCTTGCCGATTGCCAGTGGACCTTCGAAAGCTTTGATCCGAGCCAGATGCGGTACCGCGATTACCGCCTGCGGGGCGATGACTTCAAGAATCTAACGGACTACAGGCGCTATGCCGACACCGACACCGGCATCTCTCCGCTTGCGGTGCCGGGAGACGCCGGCCATGTCGTTGTCGTTGACAGCGACGAGCATGACGAAGACGGCCACATCATCGAGGATGCCGCCACCAGAATCAGGATGGTCGAAAAGCGTCTGTTGCGGAAACGTCCGCGCATTCAGTCCGAGATCGCGCCGCCGGATCTCTACGGAGACCGGGAGGCGCGCATCGTTCTCACCGGCTGGGGCTCGACCTATGGCGTCATGAAGGAAGTCGTCGATACCCTGGCGCAATCAACGAGCATCGCCATGCTTCACTTCAGCGAGGTCTTTCCCCTGCCGAACCTCGATGCTTTTGATTACGTTTCATTCCTGCGCAAGGCAAAGCTTTCCCTGTGCATTGAAAACAACGCCACCGGCCAGTTCAGCCGACTGCTGCGGGCTGAAACCGGTTTTGAGTTCACGGCCCTGATCCACAGGTACGATGGCCGGCCGTTCACGCTGGAAGAACTGCGAGGAGAGATAGATGGTTACCTTGGAAAAATATAA
- a CDS encoding ABC transporter ATP-binding protein, with translation MLINCQSISKAFGAQQLFNDISLTFSSGERLGLIGPNGSGKSTLLKILAGLETADSGKIIYRKGVKVSYLAQEDTFDPDLTVEKALFLAAADEADETARLGRVKRMISQVELGQGTELVANLSGGWRKRLAIARALIKNPDILLLDEPTNHLDIQGILWLEKLLSNQQFAYVVISHDRTFLENTTNRIVEMNRCYPEGFFRVNGNYSRFLVERNAFLESQQQLQEVLANKVRRETEWLSRGPKARTTKARYRIDKAHDLQSEFSDVRRRNSADKQLQIDFEATGRKTKKLVEVTAVDKSMGGRTLFSNLSFVLTPGRRLGLMGANGSGKTTLMNILAGKTAPDNGSVFFADGVRVVLFDQKREQINQEQTLRQALSQTGDTIIYQGNPIHIVGWAKRFLFQPDQLDQPVSRLSGGEQARILIARLMLQPADVLLLDEPGNDLDIPSLAMLEESLLDFPGAVVLVSHDRFFLDHVTNKILGFPGDGKTVMYDDFNQWLKGQQANESARRQQNPPRKKTAVPRTKKLTYKERLELESIEEQILTAEETLIHCRQQLTNPAVMENAEELAKWCALLQPAQDTVDRLYARWEELESQNEGQ, from the coding sequence ATGCTTATCAATTGTCAGTCAATCAGCAAGGCCTTCGGCGCCCAGCAGCTTTTCAACGACATCTCCCTCACCTTTTCCAGCGGAGAACGGCTCGGACTCATCGGACCGAACGGATCCGGCAAATCAACCCTGCTGAAAATTCTTGCCGGCCTTGAAACGGCGGACAGCGGTAAAATTATTTACCGGAAAGGCGTCAAGGTCTCCTATCTGGCACAGGAAGACACCTTTGATCCTGATCTTACCGTTGAAAAGGCCCTTTTCCTGGCCGCAGCCGATGAAGCGGACGAAACCGCACGACTTGGCCGGGTGAAAAGAATGATCAGCCAGGTCGAGCTGGGCCAGGGCACGGAACTGGTGGCCAACCTGTCCGGCGGATGGCGAAAAAGACTGGCGATTGCCCGGGCCCTCATCAAAAATCCCGATATTCTCCTGCTGGACGAACCGACCAACCACCTCGATATCCAGGGCATTCTCTGGCTGGAAAAACTCCTCAGCAATCAACAATTTGCGTATGTGGTCATCAGTCATGACAGAACGTTTCTGGAAAATACGACGAACCGCATCGTTGAGATGAACAGGTGCTACCCGGAAGGATTCTTCCGGGTCAACGGCAATTACAGTCGCTTTCTTGTCGAGCGGAATGCCTTTCTCGAGAGTCAGCAACAGTTGCAGGAAGTCCTGGCCAACAAGGTGCGTCGTGAAACCGAGTGGCTCAGCCGGGGTCCCAAGGCGCGCACAACCAAGGCCAGATATCGCATTGACAAGGCACATGATCTGCAAAGCGAGTTCAGCGATGTCCGACGACGCAACTCGGCAGACAAACAATTGCAAATCGACTTTGAGGCAACCGGCCGGAAAACAAAAAAACTTGTCGAGGTAACCGCTGTGGACAAGTCCATGGGGGGACGAACTCTTTTCAGCAATCTCAGTTTTGTGCTTACTCCCGGACGGCGTCTGGGGCTGATGGGCGCAAACGGCAGCGGCAAAACAACCCTGATGAATATTCTTGCCGGCAAAACAGCGCCGGATAACGGTTCCGTTTTCTTCGCCGACGGCGTCCGCGTCGTACTTTTTGACCAGAAACGTGAACAGATCAACCAGGAACAAACCTTGCGCCAGGCCCTTTCCCAGACCGGCGATACAATCATCTACCAGGGCAACCCCATTCATATCGTCGGTTGGGCCAAACGCTTTCTTTTTCAACCGGATCAGCTTGATCAACCGGTCAGCCGGCTTTCAGGCGGTGAGCAGGCCCGCATCCTTATCGCACGGCTCATGCTGCAGCCGGCCGATGTCCTTCTGCTCGATGAGCCCGGCAATGATCTCGACATTCCATCACTCGCCATGCTGGAGGAAAGTCTGCTTGATTTTCCCGGCGCCGTTGTCCTGGTCAGTCACGACCGTTTCTTTCTCGATCATGTCACCAACAAGATCCTTGGTTTTCCGGGTGATGGAAAAACCGTCATGTATGACGACTTCAACCAGTGGCTCAAGGGCCAACAGGCAAATGAATCAGCCCGCAGGCAACAAAATCCCCCAAGAAAAAAAACAGCCGTTCCACGGACAAAAAAACTTACCTATAAGGAGCGACTCGAACTCGAGTCCATCGAAGAGCAAATACTGACCGCCGAAGAAACACTGATACATTGCAGGCAGCAACTGACAAATCCCGCGGTGATGGAAAATGCCGAGGAACTGGCAAAATGGTGCGCCCTACTCCAGCCCGCCCAGGATACTGTTGACCGGCTTTATGCCCGCTGGGAAGAACTTGAATCGCAAAATGAGGGACAATAA
- a CDS encoding 2-oxoacid ferredoxin oxidoreductase (catalyzes the coenzyme A-dependent decarboxylation of 2-oxoacids, such as pyruvate and 2-oxoglutarate) has translation MVTLEKYKGQNPAWCPGCGNFAILKAFKEAMVDLRLEPHQITLVSGIGQAAKLPHYTRCNTFNGLHGRALPVATGIRLANHAMPVIVTTGDGDCYGEGGNHLMAAIRRNINVKLFVHDNQIYGLTKGQPSPTTGTGTKAKNTPFGVISEQFNPMALAVALNCGFVARAFAADTAHLSGLMKEAVNHNGFALIDILQPCVTFNKVNTYDWYQKRVYHIEPEYNPEDRIAAFTRSLEWGDRIPIGLLYRNNRPTFEEQVPMLAAGPLVHQDFDPSRIEETLREFY, from the coding sequence ATGGTTACCTTGGAAAAATATAAAGGTCAGAATCCGGCTTGGTGTCCGGGTTGCGGCAATTTCGCGATCCTGAAAGCGTTCAAGGAGGCGATGGTCGATCTGCGGCTTGAACCCCATCAGATCACCCTGGTTTCGGGCATCGGCCAGGCGGCCAAGCTGCCGCACTATACCAGATGCAACACCTTCAACGGCCTGCACGGCAGGGCCCTGCCGGTGGCAACAGGGATCAGGCTCGCCAACCACGCCATGCCGGTGATCGTCACCACCGGCGACGGCGATTGCTACGGCGAAGGCGGCAACCATCTCATGGCGGCGATCCGCCGGAACATCAACGTGAAGCTCTTTGTCCACGACAACCAGATCTACGGATTGACCAAGGGGCAGCCCTCTCCCACAACCGGCACCGGAACAAAGGCGAAAAATACCCCTTTCGGCGTGATCTCCGAGCAGTTCAACCCCATGGCGCTCGCCGTGGCGCTCAACTGCGGCTTCGTGGCCCGGGCCTTTGCCGCCGACACGGCGCATCTCAGCGGCCTGATGAAGGAGGCCGTGAACCACAATGGCTTTGCGCTGATTGACATCCTCCAGCCCTGCGTCACCTTCAACAAGGTCAACACCTACGACTGGTATCAAAAGCGCGTCTACCACATCGAGCCCGAGTACAATCCCGAGGATCGCATCGCGGCATTTACCCGATCCCTCGAATGGGGCGACCGCATCCCCATCGGCCTTCTCTACCGCAATAACCGCCCGACCTTTGAGGAGCAGGTTCCGATGCTGGCCGCCGGACCGCTCGTGCATCAGGATTTCGACCCATCACGAATCGAAGAAACCCTGCGGGAGTTTTATTGA
- a CDS encoding B12-binding domain-containing radical SAM protein, with translation MKILLVYPEYPDTFWSFKHSLKFIAKKAAFPPLGLLTVAAMLPGDWEKKLVDLNVESLTDEHLARADMVLLSAMIVQQESVRQIIARCKGLGKKIVAGGPLFTTQHDQFAGIDHFVLNEAEITLPLFLRDLAAGHGQPVYSSTERPDISKTPVPLWSLIDLGNYATMSIQYSRGCPFNCEFCDIIIMNGRIPRLKSAEQMQREFQALFDAGWRKSVFIVDDNFIGNTRQVKQLLPVLIRWQQEHRFPFTLLTEVSVNLAQDEELMQLMSAANFFKVFLGLETPNQDSLVECGKKQNTAGSLAGAVETIHRHGMQVMGGFIVGFDHDPENIFDMQIRFIQQIGVVTAMVGILTALPQTRLWHRLKAEGRLLGDATGENTDGRLNFEPRMEKEKLIEGYQKLLSTLYSPKCYYQRINTFLKNYTPTARTRISRDDLLAFMRAAWRLGIVSKTRFRYWKLIIKTFCVKRRALPMAVEMAIHGFHFEKILKRICRP, from the coding sequence ATGAAAATTTTGCTTGTTTATCCCGAATATCCGGACACATTCTGGAGTTTCAAGCATTCCCTCAAATTTATTGCCAAAAAAGCCGCTTTCCCTCCCCTTGGCCTGTTGACCGTGGCCGCCATGCTGCCTGGCGACTGGGAAAAAAAGCTGGTGGATCTCAATGTCGAATCCTTGACGGATGAGCATCTGGCCCGGGCGGACATGGTCCTGCTCAGTGCCATGATCGTCCAGCAGGAAAGCGTCCGGCAGATCATTGCACGGTGCAAGGGACTGGGCAAAAAAATTGTCGCCGGTGGACCCTTGTTCACCACCCAGCATGACCAGTTTGCCGGAATTGATCATTTTGTCTTAAACGAAGCGGAAATCACCCTGCCCCTCTTTCTCCGGGATCTGGCCGCCGGTCATGGGCAGCCGGTTTATTCCTCCACGGAACGACCCGATATCAGCAAAACGCCGGTTCCCCTCTGGTCGCTCATCGACCTCGGCAATTATGCAACCATGTCCATTCAGTATTCGCGCGGATGCCCGTTCAACTGCGAATTCTGCGATATCATCATCATGAACGGCAGGATTCCGCGACTGAAATCAGCGGAACAGATGCAAAGGGAATTCCAGGCGCTGTTTGACGCGGGCTGGCGGAAATCAGTCTTCATCGTTGACGACAATTTCATCGGCAATACCCGCCAGGTGAAGCAGCTGCTGCCCGTGCTGATCAGATGGCAACAGGAGCACCGCTTTCCCTTTACCCTGTTGACCGAGGTCAGCGTCAACCTGGCACAGGATGAGGAACTGATGCAATTGATGAGCGCCGCCAATTTCTTCAAGGTCTTTCTCGGCCTTGAAACGCCGAACCAGGACAGCCTGGTGGAATGCGGCAAAAAACAAAATACGGCGGGCAGCCTGGCCGGGGCCGTGGAAACGATTCACCGGCACGGCATGCAGGTCATGGGCGGTTTTATCGTTGGTTTTGATCATGACCCGGAGAACATCTTCGACATGCAGATCCGCTTTATTCAGCAGATCGGCGTGGTCACGGCCATGGTGGGCATCCTGACCGCTTTACCGCAGACCCGCCTCTGGCACCGGCTGAAGGCGGAAGGACGGCTGCTTGGCGATGCCACCGGCGAAAACACCGATGGCCGTTTGAACTTCGAGCCGCGCATGGAAAAAGAAAAACTGATCGAGGGCTATCAAAAACTGCTTTCCACCCTCTATTCGCCGAAATGCTATTATCAGAGGATAAACACCTTTCTCAAGAACTACACCCCCACCGCCCGAACAAGAATCAGCAGGGATGACCTGCTGGCCTTCATGCGGGCTGCCTGGCGGCTTGGTATTGTGTCGAAAACCCGGTTTCGCTATTGGAAATTGATTATCAAAACATTTTGCGTCAAACGACGGGCTTTGCCCATGGCCGTGGAAATGGCCATCCATGGGTTTCATTTTGAAAAAATCCTGAAACGGATTTGCCGGCCGTAA
- a CDS encoding aminodeoxychorismate synthase, component I, with translation MTNLLPFSEHDISRLLSARGHDDFILLESMKLSEENQTSLLFSDPVDTLVLHGHDDPRIFFTQAQEWLDRGFYLAGWFAYELGYLLEPALTALARPRQLLPLARLGVFRKPIIFDHADRLSISSALAAFAPDEGIDAGTDTLDIGNLRLNLAESEYIEAIETIRRYIAAGDTYQVNYTLKYLFDFAGKPSDLYRTLRRNQTVAYGAFLRHGERHILSFSPELFFRRRGNRCTVRPMKGTMRRGRTSLEDEKNRHFLQTDSKNRSENVMIVDLLRNDLGRLSKPGTVRVASLFDVETYETLHQMTSTITGELPDKVRLYDLFKALFPCGSVTGAPKIRTMEIIRQLEREPRGVYTGAIGYIAPHGDAAFNVPIRTIVLDRDQGEMGVGSGIVHDSNPESEWQECQLKGNFLSRPLPPFQLIETLLWRAGEGFRFFEEHLARLVDSAAYFQIPCNPEQIRQLFSREHKRLEVLGGCHRCRLLLNKDDGGLSLTATPCDEPKGLEQAGEEPAPQVRFSSQQTDSADIFLCHKTTRRDLYDRERHKATAEGYYEVLFCNEKGEVTEGAITSVFVRQGDIFFTPPVACGLLPGVYRNHFLTKTGFTVIEKILFPEDLARADAVYVANSVRGMVRVRI, from the coding sequence ATGACAAACCTTCTTCCCTTTTCAGAACACGATATCTCCCGGTTGTTGAGCGCCCGTGGGCACGATGATTTTATTCTGCTCGAGAGCATGAAACTCTCCGAAGAAAATCAGACATCCCTGCTGTTTTCCGATCCGGTTGACACGCTTGTTCTCCATGGGCATGATGACCCCCGTATTTTTTTCACCCAGGCGCAGGAATGGCTGGATCGCGGCTTTTATCTCGCCGGCTGGTTTGCCTATGAACTGGGCTACCTGCTTGAACCCGCCCTGACGGCCCTGGCCCGGCCGCGCCAACTCTTGCCGCTTGCCCGATTGGGGGTCTTCCGGAAACCGATTATTTTCGATCATGCCGACCGGTTGTCGATCAGCAGCGCCCTTGCCGCTTTTGCACCTGACGAGGGAATCGATGCCGGCACAGACACCCTAGACATCGGCAACCTGCGGCTCAACCTTGCCGAAAGCGAGTATATCGAGGCAATCGAGACCATCCGCCGCTACATTGCGGCAGGCGACACCTACCAGGTCAATTACACCCTGAAATATCTCTTTGACTTTGCCGGGAAACCGTCCGACCTGTACCGGACGCTGCGGCGAAACCAGACCGTTGCCTATGGGGCTTTTCTGCGGCATGGGGAGCGCCACATCCTTTCCTTTTCGCCGGAGCTTTTTTTCCGCCGCCGGGGAAACAGATGCACGGTACGCCCCATGAAAGGAACCATGCGTCGGGGCCGCACTTCCCTGGAAGATGAAAAAAACAGACATTTTTTGCAGACCGACAGCAAGAACCGCAGTGAAAACGTGATGATCGTTGATTTGCTGCGCAACGATCTGGGCCGGCTGTCAAAACCCGGCACCGTGCGCGTGGCATCCCTTTTTGACGTGGAAACCTATGAAACACTCCATCAAATGACCTCGACCATCACGGGTGAACTTCCTGACAAAGTGCGACTTTACGACCTGTTCAAGGCCCTTTTCCCCTGCGGATCGGTCACCGGCGCCCCGAAAATCAGGACCATGGAGATCATCCGGCAACTGGAACGGGAACCACGGGGCGTCTACACCGGGGCCATCGGCTACATTGCCCCTCACGGAGATGCGGCCTTCAATGTTCCCATCAGAACGATTGTGCTTGACCGGGACCAGGGAGAAATGGGGGTCGGCTCCGGCATTGTCCATGATTCGAACCCGGAAAGCGAATGGCAGGAATGTCAACTGAAGGGGAATTTTCTGAGCCGTCCCCTCCCCCCTTTCCAATTGATAGAAACACTCCTGTGGCGTGCAGGGGAAGGATTCCGTTTTTTTGAAGAGCATCTCGCCCGGCTGGTTGATTCAGCCGCTTATTTTCAGATTCCCTGCAATCCGGAGCAGATTCGGCAATTATTCAGCAGGGAACACAAGAGACTGGAAGTCCTGGGGGGATGTCATCGCTGCCGTTTGCTGCTCAACAAAGACGACGGCGGGCTCAGCCTCACCGCTACCCCATGCGATGAGCCCAAAGGCCTGGAACAGGCGGGCGAGGAGCCGGCACCGCAAGTACGTTTTTCTTCGCAGCAGACGGACTCAGCCGACATCTTTCTCTGCCACAAAACAACCCGGCGGGATCTGTATGACCGTGAACGGCACAAGGCGACGGCGGAAGGATATTACGAGGTTCTTTTCTGCAATGAAAAGGGGGAAGTGACCGAGGGCGCGATCACCTCTGTTTTCGTCCGGCAGGGCGACATCTTCTTCACCCCGCCGGTGGCGTGCGGACTGTTACCCGGCGTGTACAGAAACCATTTTCTGACAAAAACGGGGTTCACCGTCATCGAAAAAATTCTTTTCCCCGAAGATCTGGCCAGGGCCGATGCGGTCTATGTGGCCAATTCGGTGCGGGGCATGGTGCGGGTGCGCATCTGA
- a CDS encoding aquaporin Z: MNKYGAEFFGTFWLVLGGCGSAVLAAAFPNVGIGLLGVSLAFGLTVLTMAFAIGHISGCHLNPAVSFGLWAGGRFPAKELLPYIVAQVLGGVIAGGVLYLIASGKAGFDLSAGFASNGYGAHSPGGYGLPAALITEVVMTMMFLLVIMGATDKRAPQGFAPIAIGLCLTLIHLISIPVTNTSVNPARSTGVALFVGDWAISQLWLFWVAPIIGGMLGAVIYRFISSEKG, translated from the coding sequence ATGAATAAGTATGGCGCAGAGTTTTTTGGAACATTCTGGTTGGTTCTTGGTGGGTGCGGCAGTGCTGTTTTGGCTGCTGCGTTTCCGAATGTAGGCATCGGACTTCTTGGTGTATCACTGGCATTTGGCCTGACCGTGCTCACTATGGCCTTCGCCATCGGGCATATATCCGGCTGTCACCTCAACCCGGCAGTTTCTTTTGGTCTCTGGGCCGGCGGTCGTTTCCCAGCAAAAGAGCTGCTGCCATACATTGTTGCGCAGGTCTTGGGCGGAGTTATAGCAGGTGGTGTTCTGTATCTTATTGCTTCCGGCAAGGCAGGCTTTGATCTGTCCGCCGGCTTTGCCTCAAACGGCTATGGTGCCCACTCGCCTGGCGGGTATGGTTTGCCGGCTGCCCTGATAACTGAAGTGGTCATGACCATGATGTTTCTCCTTGTCATTATGGGCGCCACTGACAAACGGGCACCACAGGGTTTCGCACCGATTGCAATTGGTTTGTGCCTGACTCTCATCCATTTGATTAGCATCCCGGTTACAAACACATCGGTGAATCCTGCGCGCAGTACGGGCGTTGCCCTGTTTGTAGGCGATTGGGCGATTTCACAACTTTGGCTTTTCTGGGTGGCCCCAATCATTGGCGGTATGCTTGGCGCTGTAATCTATCGATTTATCAGTAGTGAAAAGGGCTAA
- a CDS encoding alpha-amylase, with product MKLPAKIRSLLTCFLLVLFLVPGLVLAQAGFDDDRVMLQGFYWESYRHGMPERFPEYGPKRWYDIVKAQSPAIRAGRFDLIWLPPPSFAGEISAGYNPREYFNLGNTYGTLEQHRAMLEALLQNGIEPVADIVINHRDGVKGWADFKNPDWGTWAITAGDECFVNPGSEVYQTPAAQRGAAEESPAPYSGHGGTTYAYDSFRDIDHTNATVRRDIIRYLLQLQSLGYRGWRYDMVHGYHARWIAVYNRATKPTFSVGEYDWAAHPEQRGWIWHTAVTPGELATAGSVFDFTSFFILKDNKGNYGALYGYGNGIGMVGDTTDGHAWKNRAVTFVKNHDTGYRTNEDGSAQQNHESDDFLNDWQVEQAYAYILTHPGVPTVFWPHYFDWGQDLRNKLTALVNARKVAGVHAGSTVHTQQNARRKGVYAAFVTGRHGDLYVRIGGSDMDWQPFFSGYQDYREYAAGSGWKVWVKIPGNPQVLQAPLKGELPVPDYHEASWFEVPDAWLESVSQ from the coding sequence ATGAAACTCCCGGCAAAAATCCGTTCGCTGCTCACTTGTTTCCTTCTCGTTTTGTTCCTTGTTCCCGGCCTGGTCCTTGCCCAGGCCGGTTTTGACGACGACCGGGTGATGCTGCAGGGCTTTTACTGGGAATCGTACCGGCACGGCATGCCGGAGCGGTTCCCGGAGTATGGCCCGAAAAGGTGGTACGATATTGTCAAGGCGCAGTCCCCGGCCATCCGGGCGGGCCGTTTTGATCTGATCTGGCTGCCGCCTCCCTCCTTTGCCGGGGAGATCAGCGCCGGATACAATCCGCGGGAGTATTTTAATCTGGGCAACACATACGGCACACTCGAACAGCATCGTGCCATGCTGGAGGCCCTGCTGCAAAACGGCATTGAACCGGTGGCCGACATCGTCATCAATCATCGTGACGGGGTGAAGGGCTGGGCTGATTTCAAAAATCCCGACTGGGGCACCTGGGCGATCACCGCAGGGGACGAATGTTTCGTGAATCCCGGCTCGGAAGTGTACCAGACACCGGCGGCGCAACGGGGCGCGGCCGAGGAAAGCCCGGCGCCATACTCCGGCCACGGCGGCACCACCTATGCCTACGACTCCTTCCGTGACATCGACCACACCAATGCAACCGTGCGGCGCGACATCATCCGCTACCTGTTGCAGTTGCAATCCCTCGGCTACCGGGGCTGGCGCTACGACATGGTGCACGGCTATCACGCCAGGTGGATCGCGGTTTACAACCGGGCAACCAAGCCTACCTTTTCGGTGGGGGAATATGACTGGGCGGCGCACCCGGAGCAGCGTGGCTGGATCTGGCATACCGCCGTCACGCCGGGGGAGCTCGCCACCGCCGGCAGCGTCTTTGACTTCACCTCGTTTTTCATCCTGAAGGACAATAAGGGGAATTACGGCGCCCTGTACGGGTACGGCAACGGCATCGGCATGGTGGGCGACACCACCGACGGTCATGCCTGGAAGAACAGGGCGGTCACCTTTGTCAAGAACCATGATACCGGTTACCGCACCAATGAAGACGGCTCAGCCCAGCAGAATCATGAATCGGACGATTTTTTAAACGACTGGCAGGTGGAGCAGGCCTATGCCTATATCCTCACCCATCCCGGCGTGCCCACCGTTTTCTGGCCCCATTATTTCGACTGGGGGCAGGATCTGCGCAACAAGCTGACCGCCCTGGTCAACGCCCGCAAGGTTGCCGGGGTTCATGCCGGCAGCACGGTGCATACCCAGCAGAATGCCCGGCGGAAAGGGGTGTATGCCGCCTTTGTCACCGGCAGGCATGGCGATCTGTATGTCCGCATCGGCGGCAGCGACATGGACTGGCAGCCGTTTTTTTCAGGGTATCAAGATTACCGGGAATATGCGGCGGGCAGCGGCTGGAAGGTGTGGGTGAAGATTCCCGGCAATCCGCAGGTGCTCCAGGCGCCGCTGAAAGGCGAGCTGCCTGTTCCCGACTACCACGAGGCGAGCTGGTTTGAGGTGCCGGATGCCTGGCTTGAGTCTGTTTCTCAATAA